A window of the Cynocephalus volans isolate mCynVol1 chromosome 10, mCynVol1.pri, whole genome shotgun sequence genome harbors these coding sequences:
- the PRR19 gene encoding proline-rich protein 19 isoform X1: MGVEEGMRMRVVCLRPGRGPDSFESWGHHEKEAISLHNHVGDTMDPRGPAPQPFQRREKPGRVRRRKTRRERNEALVGSRCPLAHQDPPVASRDPSMALQDPVASAVPKLVVITQGRLSREHRGLFNHEVKSLDVARLLSSGSLEPGTPPLSTRHCPSPGRAQEPAPPSRGKENQVPGGSGPGPPRSQELPDLGKLLGELQCQLILPQAFPRRNLVQEARDAIVGTLQTCHGCVPDLALVLRGCQPPLPVLSSVPGTKPGGPEAQRMTPSWINSSEQATGEGRQRRRQGTKEFTFVMPHTSSTPTAHSVSLAPPRGPWPPPLPSLPLPSGAACVPPTAFDLLKSIWLVTTPPPPQPWGVGPTQLLPQLPSPLLPHTSALDWSPSPPAPLPGLSWVVAQSSPEAWSFPPMRLY; this comes from the exons ATGGGCGTGGAGGAGGGCATGCGCATGCGTGTGGTGTGCCTGAGACCCGGAAGAGGGCCAGACAGCTTCGAGAGCTGGGGTCACCACGAAAAAGAAGCCATTTCGCTTCACAACCACGTAGGG GACACCATGGACCCCCGGGGGCCGGCCCCCCAGCCTTTCCAGCGCCGTGAGAAACCTGGTCGTGTCCGCCGTCGGAAGACTAGGCGGGAGCGGAATGAGGCCCTAGTGGGCAGCCGCTGCCCATTGGCCCATCAGGATCCTCCTGTGGCCAGTCGAGATCCATCTATGGCCCTCCAGGATCCTGTGGCCTCTGCTGTCCCCAAGCTTGTGGTCATAACTCAGGGTCGGCTGAGCCGGGAGCACAGGGGTCTCTTTAACCACGAGGTGAAATCCCTGGATGTGGCACGGCTGCTTAGCAGTGGGTCCCTGGAGCCAGGCACCCCTCCACTCTCCACCAGGCATTGCCCAAGCCCAGGCAGGGCCCAAGAACCAGCCCCACCGTCAAGGGGCAAGGAGAACCAGGTTCCTGGAGGCTCGGGCCCAGGCCCACCCAGATCTCAAGAGCTCCCTGACTTGGGGAAGCTGCTGGGGGAGCTGCAGTGCCAGCTGATTCTGCCACAGGCCTTTCCCAGGAGGAACCTGGTGCAAGAGGCCAGGGATGCCATCGTGGGCACCTTACAGACCTGCCATGGCTGTGTTCCCGACCTTGCCTTGGTGCTACGGGGCTGCCAGCCACCCTTGCCAG TTCTTTCCTCTGTGCCAGGGACTAAGCCTGGGGGCCCGGAGGCGCAAAGGATGACACCCTCCTGGATCAACAGCTCTGAACAGGCCACAGGAGAGGGAAGGCAGAGAAGGCGACAGGGGACAAAGGAGTTCACCTTTGTCATGCCTCATACCTCCAGCACTCCCACTGCACACAGTGTGAGCCTGGCACCACCAAGAGGTCCCTGGCCACCTCCCTTGCCCTCATTGCCTTTGCCATCTGGGGCGGCCTGCGTCCCCCCAACAGCCTTTGACCTGCTGAAAAGCATCTGGCTGGTAACCACaccgccccctccccagccctggggaGTCGGCCCAACTCAACTCCTGCCACAGCTGCCATCACCCTTGTTGCCCCACACCTCTGCCCTGGACTGGAGCCCCAGCCCCCCTGCCCCACTGCCTGGTCTCTCCTGGGTGGTAGCCCAGAGCAGTCCAGAAGCCTGGTCCTTTCCACCCATGAGACTGTACTGA
- the PRR19 gene encoding proline-rich protein 19 isoform X2, protein MGVEEGMRMRVVCLRPGRGPDSFESWGHHEKEAISLHNHVGDTMDPRGPAPQPFQRREKPGRVRRRKTRRERNEALVGSRCPLAHQDPPVASRDPSMALQDPVASAVPKLVVITQGRLSREHRGLFNHEVKSLDVARLLSSGSLEPGTPPLSTRHCPSPGRAQEPAPPSRGKENQVPGGSGPGPPRSQELPDLGKLLGELQCQLILPQAFPRRNLVQEARDAIVGTLQTCHGCVPDLALVLRGCQPPLPGTKPGGPEAQRMTPSWINSSEQATGEGRQRRRQGTKEFTFVMPHTSSTPTAHSVSLAPPRGPWPPPLPSLPLPSGAACVPPTAFDLLKSIWLVTTPPPPQPWGVGPTQLLPQLPSPLLPHTSALDWSPSPPAPLPGLSWVVAQSSPEAWSFPPMRLY, encoded by the exons ATGGGCGTGGAGGAGGGCATGCGCATGCGTGTGGTGTGCCTGAGACCCGGAAGAGGGCCAGACAGCTTCGAGAGCTGGGGTCACCACGAAAAAGAAGCCATTTCGCTTCACAACCACGTAGGG GACACCATGGACCCCCGGGGGCCGGCCCCCCAGCCTTTCCAGCGCCGTGAGAAACCTGGTCGTGTCCGCCGTCGGAAGACTAGGCGGGAGCGGAATGAGGCCCTAGTGGGCAGCCGCTGCCCATTGGCCCATCAGGATCCTCCTGTGGCCAGTCGAGATCCATCTATGGCCCTCCAGGATCCTGTGGCCTCTGCTGTCCCCAAGCTTGTGGTCATAACTCAGGGTCGGCTGAGCCGGGAGCACAGGGGTCTCTTTAACCACGAGGTGAAATCCCTGGATGTGGCACGGCTGCTTAGCAGTGGGTCCCTGGAGCCAGGCACCCCTCCACTCTCCACCAGGCATTGCCCAAGCCCAGGCAGGGCCCAAGAACCAGCCCCACCGTCAAGGGGCAAGGAGAACCAGGTTCCTGGAGGCTCGGGCCCAGGCCCACCCAGATCTCAAGAGCTCCCTGACTTGGGGAAGCTGCTGGGGGAGCTGCAGTGCCAGCTGATTCTGCCACAGGCCTTTCCCAGGAGGAACCTGGTGCAAGAGGCCAGGGATGCCATCGTGGGCACCTTACAGACCTGCCATGGCTGTGTTCCCGACCTTGCCTTGGTGCTACGGGGCTGCCAGCCACCCTTGCCAG GGACTAAGCCTGGGGGCCCGGAGGCGCAAAGGATGACACCCTCCTGGATCAACAGCTCTGAACAGGCCACAGGAGAGGGAAGGCAGAGAAGGCGACAGGGGACAAAGGAGTTCACCTTTGTCATGCCTCATACCTCCAGCACTCCCACTGCACACAGTGTGAGCCTGGCACCACCAAGAGGTCCCTGGCCACCTCCCTTGCCCTCATTGCCTTTGCCATCTGGGGCGGCCTGCGTCCCCCCAACAGCCTTTGACCTGCTGAAAAGCATCTGGCTGGTAACCACaccgccccctccccagccctggggaGTCGGCCCAACTCAACTCCTGCCACAGCTGCCATCACCCTTGTTGCCCCACACCTCTGCCCTGGACTGGAGCCCCAGCCCCCCTGCCCCACTGCCTGGTCTCTCCTGGGTGGTAGCCCAGAGCAGTCCAGAAGCCTGGTCCTTTCCACCCATGAGACTGTACTGA
- the PRR19 gene encoding proline-rich protein 19 isoform X3, translated as MDPRGPAPQPFQRREKPGRVRRRKTRRERNEALVGSRCPLAHQDPPVASRDPSMALQDPVASAVPKLVVITQGRLSREHRGLFNHEVKSLDVARLLSSGSLEPGTPPLSTRHCPSPGRAQEPAPPSRGKENQVPGGSGPGPPRSQELPDLGKLLGELQCQLILPQAFPRRNLVQEARDAIVGTLQTCHGCVPDLALVLRGCQPPLPVLSSVPGTKPGGPEAQRMTPSWINSSEQATGEGRQRRRQGTKEFTFVMPHTSSTPTAHSVSLAPPRGPWPPPLPSLPLPSGAACVPPTAFDLLKSIWLVTTPPPPQPWGVGPTQLLPQLPSPLLPHTSALDWSPSPPAPLPGLSWVVAQSSPEAWSFPPMRLY; from the exons ATGGACCCCCGGGGGCCGGCCCCCCAGCCTTTCCAGCGCCGTGAGAAACCTGGTCGTGTCCGCCGTCGGAAGACTAGGCGGGAGCGGAATGAGGCCCTAGTGGGCAGCCGCTGCCCATTGGCCCATCAGGATCCTCCTGTGGCCAGTCGAGATCCATCTATGGCCCTCCAGGATCCTGTGGCCTCTGCTGTCCCCAAGCTTGTGGTCATAACTCAGGGTCGGCTGAGCCGGGAGCACAGGGGTCTCTTTAACCACGAGGTGAAATCCCTGGATGTGGCACGGCTGCTTAGCAGTGGGTCCCTGGAGCCAGGCACCCCTCCACTCTCCACCAGGCATTGCCCAAGCCCAGGCAGGGCCCAAGAACCAGCCCCACCGTCAAGGGGCAAGGAGAACCAGGTTCCTGGAGGCTCGGGCCCAGGCCCACCCAGATCTCAAGAGCTCCCTGACTTGGGGAAGCTGCTGGGGGAGCTGCAGTGCCAGCTGATTCTGCCACAGGCCTTTCCCAGGAGGAACCTGGTGCAAGAGGCCAGGGATGCCATCGTGGGCACCTTACAGACCTGCCATGGCTGTGTTCCCGACCTTGCCTTGGTGCTACGGGGCTGCCAGCCACCCTTGCCAG TTCTTTCCTCTGTGCCAGGGACTAAGCCTGGGGGCCCGGAGGCGCAAAGGATGACACCCTCCTGGATCAACAGCTCTGAACAGGCCACAGGAGAGGGAAGGCAGAGAAGGCGACAGGGGACAAAGGAGTTCACCTTTGTCATGCCTCATACCTCCAGCACTCCCACTGCACACAGTGTGAGCCTGGCACCACCAAGAGGTCCCTGGCCACCTCCCTTGCCCTCATTGCCTTTGCCATCTGGGGCGGCCTGCGTCCCCCCAACAGCCTTTGACCTGCTGAAAAGCATCTGGCTGGTAACCACaccgccccctccccagccctggggaGTCGGCCCAACTCAACTCCTGCCACAGCTGCCATCACCCTTGTTGCCCCACACCTCTGCCCTGGACTGGAGCCCCAGCCCCCCTGCCCCACTGCCTGGTCTCTCCTGGGTGGTAGCCCAGAGCAGTCCAGAAGCCTGGTCCTTTCCACCCATGAGACTGTACTGA